A single window of Ananas comosus cultivar F153 linkage group 24, ASM154086v1, whole genome shotgun sequence DNA harbors:
- the LOC109728566 gene encoding probable disease resistance protein At1g58602, translating into MSEDALVSYIVNKIGDLFTQEISQIWKVADDVESLKQELQALEIFLNNMDYKQRRDAATKTWLSSVRDVAYEAEDLIDTYLLEKRYAPATRIFHSYSVYKQIEELKSKIHEIVERRTIYVPKLHEQRGEGSSSSAAADQGHLHPWRRSFPHLGDDVVVGFEHDADLLVERLLHSERRRQVVAITGMGGAGKTTLAAMVYNSVSKFPVSGHTHFTQLKEVDSVSELQNYFDVCAWVPVHQDPDIMDLLLIMIDQLGLSESTNTAKYEYSYQRRWKVHSLKQKLYWSLKQRRYLIVLDDIWRKEVWDQFKPALPNSGNGSRIIVTTRFKDVAIYHDPGSEPYEMRPLNEDDSWLLFLTKVFPQLTLHDQPICPRGLEDLGRQLSCKCAGLPLALVVLGGLVSTKLKHPLVWSKLLDNMNWDSIDDGKQCLEILALSYYDLPYRMKFCFLYLGAYPQGSDISASKLTKLWIGDDLIPKEEGITLEGTATNYLEELTQRCLVEIVKRGSDMSIKKVRVHDLLGELAKSEARESRFLQVANLNPIEAESKPKEIASRRLALRQIPARLPQVLCEKSRALLVFPASRINQIFTNSKGWFQKWLSNFINFYPFIYQPKTSMEFLRVLELEGLKPDSIYHFPIKDMTRLRYLGLRNSNFATLPFFGGIPPHLQTLDIRGTFITELPSEVWTLSELRHLYLNSMSLLDSQALRNMQTLSEAASAKSIRMSCMSLHNLQTLKIDADHDTPKTTDSKLVGYLKLLSSLNSLTLRTKEIPQEVFKATSTHTKLYKLKLDGNLQPDELCGIENFTRHITELTLSRSNLKGEPTKTLGQLKNLRILKLTDNACQCREISCSPGSFPNLSYLKLSNLSHLALLNMERGSFPNLMCLSIHCCTNMHVVPNGLNHITTLQVLKCDKMPFSFVEEINDWCRTHPMRVIFQDH; encoded by the coding sequence atgtcaGAAGATGCTTTAGTTTCCTACATAGTGAACAAAATCGGTGACCTATTCACCCAAGAAATTTCTCAAATTTGGAAGGTGGCGGACGATGTTGAATCGCTGAAACAAGAACTGCAGGCACTGGAGATCTTCCTTAACAACATGGACTACAAGCAGAGGCGGGATGCAGCGACGAAGACTTGGTTGAGCTCCGTAAGAGACGTAGCATATGAAGCTGAGGACTTGATCGATACCTATTTGCTGGAGAAGAGGTACGCTCCCGCCACTAGGATATTTCATTCTTATTCGGTATATAAACAAATCGAAGAGTTGAAATCCAAGATCCATGAGATTGTCGAACGTAGAACTATATACGTACCTAAATTGCACGAGCAAAGAGGCGAAGGAAGCAGCAGTAGTGCAGCTGCAGATCAAGGTCATTTGCATCCATGGAGACGGTCATTTCCACACCTTGGTGATGATGTGGTTGTCGGTTTCGAACATGATGCTGATCTTCTAGTGGAGAGATTGCTTCACTCGGAGAGACGTCGACAGGTTGTAGCCATCACCGGGATGGGTGGTGCAGGCAAAACCACTCTTGCGGCCATGGTTTATAACTCAGTTTCCAAATTTCCCGTTAGCGGTCACACCCATTTTACCCAGCTTAAAGAAGTGGACTCGGTAAGTGAACTTCAAAACTACTTTGATGTTTGTGCTTGGGTGCCTGTTCATCAAGATCCTGACATTATGGACCTTTTGTTGATCATGATTGATCAACTAGGCTTAAGTGAATCTACGAACACTGCAAAATATGAATATAGTTATCAGAGGAGATGGAAGGTCCACAGCTTAAAGCAGAAGCTATATTGGTCTTTGAAGCAGAGGAGATACCTAATAGTGTTGGATGATATCTGGAGGAAAGAAGTATGGGATCAATTTAAACCAGCTCTTCCAAATTCAGGCAACGGAAGTAGAATAATAGTAACAACTCGATTCAAGGATGTTGCCATTTATCATGACCCAGGTTCTGAACCCTATGAAATGAGGCCCTTAAACGAGGATGATAGTTGGCTACTTTTCCTTACAAAAGTTTTTCCACAATTAACTTTGCACGACCAACCTATATGCCCAAGAGGACTCGAGGACTTGGGGCGCCAGCTCTCCTGCAAATGTGCTGGTTTGCCTCTTGCTTTGGTGGTACTGGGAGGTCTTGTTTCGACAAAACTGAAGCATCCATTGGTGTGGTCGAAATTACTTGATAATATGAACTGGGATTCGATAGATGATGGGAAGCAATGCTTAGAAATCCTTGCTTTGAGCTACTACGATTTGCCTTACcgcatgaaattttgttttctttacttgGGAGCTTACCCACAGGGTTCTGACATCAGTGCCTCAAAATTAACGAAGTTGTGGATTGGAGATGATCTGATACCCAAAGAAGAAGGTATAACACTAGAGGGCACTGCAACCAACTACTTGGAGGAGTTGACACAAAGGTGCCTGGTTGAAATAGTGAAGCGAGGATCTGATATGAGTATTAAAAAGGTAAGAGTCCATGACCTCTTGGGTGAGCTAGCGAAGTCCGAAGCAAGAGAGAGTCGATTCCTTCAGGTAGCAAATCTAAATCCTATCGAGGCAGAGTCAAAGCCCAAGGAGATAGCTTCACGTCGTTTGGCGCTCCGACAGATCCCTGCGAGATTACCTCAAGTTCTGTGTGAAAAATCAAGAGCTCTTTTAGTTTTCCCTGCAAGCAGAATAAACCAAATCTTTACTAATAGTAAAGGATGGTTCCAAAAGTGGTTATCAAATTTCATCAACTTTTATCCATTCATTTATCAGCCTAAGACAAGCATGGAATTCCTCAGAGTGCTCGAACTAGAGGGACTAAAACCAGATAGCATTTATCATTTTCCTATAAAAGATATGACTAGATTGCGATACCTGGGATTGAGAAATAGCAATTTTGCGACGTTGCCATTTTTTGGAGGGATCCCTCCACATCTGCAAACTCTAGATATAAGAGGTACATTTATCACAGAGTTGCCATCTGAAGTTTGGACGCTTTCAGAGCTTCGCCACTTATACTTGAACTCAATGAGTTTACTGGACTCACAAGCGTTGAGAAACATGCAAACCCTTTCAGAAGCTGCTTCTGCTAAAAGTATCAGGATGTCTTGCATGTCACTGCATAATCTTCAAACCCTTAAAATCGATGCTGATCACGATACTCCAAAAACTACCGACAGCAAATTGGTTGGGTATCTTAAGTTGTTAAGTAGTCTGAACTCTCTAACATTAAGAACCAAGGAGATCCCTCAAGAGGTTTTTAAAGCAACATCAACTCATACAAAGCTATATAAGTTGAAGTTAGATGGAAATTTGCAGCCCGATGAACTCTGCGGTATCGAAAATTTCACACGTCACATCACCGAGCTCACTTTGTCTCGCTCAAACTTGAAAGGAGAACCAACAAAAACACTAGGGCAGCTAAAAAACCTCAGGATTCTCAAATTGACAGACAATGCTTGCCAATGTCGAGAGATTTCTTGTTCGCCAGGCAGCTTCCCTAATTTATCTTACCTTAAGCTGAGCAACCTATCTCATCTAGCATTGCTCAACATGGAGCGCGGATCCTTTCCAAATCTTATGTGCTTGTCTATCCATTGTTGCACCAATATGCATGTGGTTCCGAATGGTTTGAATCACATCACCACCTTACAAGTTCTAAAATGTGATAAGATGCCCTTTAGTTTCGTGGAGGAGATTAATGACTGGTGCAGGACGCATCCTATGAGAGTTATCTTCCAAGACCACTAG